TGGAGATGATATAACTTCCTTACTTCCGAGATACTATTTTAAGGATCTTTTGAAGTGGAGAATTGAAAGGTTGCTGGCTTCAATAAATAAGTTCAGTGGAAATTTAAAGATGCTACATATAGGTGCCGGAGAAGTAGTCCGTCTTTTGGCCCTTATCCATGGTGCTAGAAGCCTCAGAAAAAAAGAGGTGTTAAGAGTTCTTGAGATAATTGGAGACATAGAAGCATTGGAAATTTATAGGGCGTATCTTAATGGCAGGGAGTTAAGATTTAGTGAAGATTATCTTAAAGAGTTCGTTCGTTCTAGGTGCGAAATACTCAAAAAACAGCAAAATCTATAGCGATGTTGTATTGATATGGAGCATAGGGCCTTACTTTCCTTTTCTCCAAGATCTTAATTTCCCTTCCAAGGTTTTTGGCAATTTCCTTTATTTTCTTCTCGTGCTCTCCAAAAAGATCATCCTCATGTGAGAAACCGTAATAGTGGATTATTCCTTCACGTCTCACACTTAGCATAGCCTCTCTTAGGAACTCGTGTGCGAACTTGGGAAGATTCATAATAACTCTATCTGCCTTTATTTGCCCAGCGACTTTTCTTACATCTCCGAGGATGGGAATGATATTGTTAACCTTGTTCAGTTTTTTGTTCTCTTCTAAATATCGTATGGCCCAGGGGTTGATGTCACATGCAAAAACGAGCTTTGCCTTCTTTGCTAGAAGAACCGAATAGGGCCCCACGCCTGCAAACATGTCAAAAACTATTTCTCTCCTTTGAACTTTTTTGAAGATTCTCATTCTTTCTGTAGCTAATCTTGGGGAGAAGTATACCTTTCCGACATCTAATTTTAGCCTGATTCCGTTTTCTCGGTGAATGGTTTCAGTTCTTTTCTCTCCAGCGAGATGAATAAGTTCCCTAACTCTGTATTCTCCTAAGACTTTACTACCTTTTGCAAACACGGCTTTTATATGCTTATGAACCTGTAGTATAGCCTCGCCAATATTTTTTCCATATGGG
This genomic stretch from Thermococcus sp. EP1 harbors:
- a CDS encoding nucleotidyltransferase domain-containing protein encodes the protein MLESIIECIKNKIEKNRELRDELYSLILYGSFVRGDFIEGVSDLDFFAVIKDNEKVIASLKIVLEECCANLGAVEIDLAWEYLENLDDPLHKGFPFKFLTIYQQDFLEHHVVIYGDDITSLLPRYYFKDLLKWRIERLLASINKFSGNLKMLHIGAGEVVRLLALIHGARSLRKKEVLRVLEIIGDIEALEIYRAYLNGRELRFSEDYLKEFVRSRCEILKKQQNL
- a CDS encoding class I SAM-dependent methyltransferase family protein; its protein translation is MLGIKVPKKEAENVRKTLLELNLLDNRFKVKTTGDFVIFPVKERIEGFELVETSFEQASKRPHSYREVVEVPKDFLPLLPSSFDIIGEIAILELPEELTPYGKNIGEAILQVHKHIKAVFAKGSKVLGEYRVRELIHLAGEKRTETIHRENGIRLKLDVGKVYFSPRLATERMRIFKKVQRREIVFDMFAGVGPYSVLLAKKAKLVFACDINPWAIRYLEENKKLNKVNNIIPILGDVRKVAGQIKADRVIMNLPKFAHEFLREAMLSVRREGIIHYYGFSHEDDLFGEHEKKIKEIAKNLGREIKILEKRKVRPYAPYQYNIAIDFAVF